A region of Bifidobacterium adolescentis ATCC 15703 DNA encodes the following proteins:
- a CDS encoding pyroglutamyl-peptidase I has translation MQQINIVISGFTPYEGIDVNPAVLVPAAVAKQWGDPAQSQAISEELLQDIAVTVTNVTLPVSFAKAWPTLLEAIEQAKPDIVIATGLKRTSRGILLERCATNLMDAAKPDADNVIPPRRPIDPEGPAAYWTRLPLRSILHDFAKHEIPAALSSDAGTFVCNSLFYHLLNWSAGQERRILSGFVSLPIVNGRPHERGLPIEQQTAAVDDVLRESVRYFLQPSSSDILLG, from the coding sequence ATGCAGCAGATCAACATCGTCATCTCCGGTTTCACGCCCTACGAAGGCATCGACGTCAATCCGGCCGTGCTCGTGCCGGCGGCGGTAGCCAAGCAATGGGGCGATCCGGCGCAATCGCAGGCGATCTCCGAAGAACTGCTGCAGGACATCGCCGTCACCGTCACCAACGTCACGCTTCCGGTGAGCTTCGCCAAAGCCTGGCCCACACTGCTGGAAGCCATCGAACAGGCCAAGCCGGACATCGTCATCGCCACAGGGCTCAAGCGCACCTCCCGTGGCATTCTGCTGGAACGATGCGCCACAAATCTCATGGATGCGGCCAAGCCGGATGCCGACAACGTGATTCCGCCCCGCCGCCCGATCGACCCGGAAGGTCCGGCCGCGTACTGGACGCGCCTGCCGTTGCGGTCGATACTGCACGATTTCGCCAAACACGAGATTCCCGCCGCGTTGAGTTCCGACGCCGGTACGTTCGTATGCAATTCGCTGTTCTACCATCTGCTCAACTGGTCGGCGGGCCAGGAACGTCGCATTCTGTCGGGGTTCGTCAGCCTGCCGATCGTCAACGGTCGGCCGCACGAACGTGGACTGCCGATCGAACAGCAGACCGCTGCGGTCGATGACGTACTGCGTGAATCGGTACGATACTTCCTGCAACCCTCGTCAAGCGACATTCTGCTTGGCTGA
- a CDS encoding C1 family peptidase: MTDITPLSGDELNKLVDDFEASEHNRMAMNAVTTAGIDKVARNYDRARLMQRRFSTVVDNGTVTHQDRSGRCWLFSSLNVARFVAKQNMGLKEFEFSQNYAMYYDKLERVNYFLKDVAKLVRAGEPADSRLMQHLLSDVMGDGGQWTMAMNVYKKYGAVPKDLFPETESSRNTGEMNVQLRRMLHTAVAHMYADPSAIDAIIADAVAAGHRILTIHLGEPPKSFDWEWTDKDGEFHRDGEITPVEFWKKYVGSADLESYVCLVDDPRQEHVKGKKIGIEHLGNVAGGDPTEYLNVPNQFMKDCVRQILQEQGIPVWFGADCHPMMDRENGAWATDLFEYGRVYGVDFDLDKEQRVRFGDSAMNHAMAFVGVDVDEDGHTTRRWRVENSWGDKIADKGYFTMSDDWFTEYVYEVAVPKVLLPAEYLKALEEPATMLPAWDPMGALA, from the coding sequence ATGACCGACATCACGCCATTGAGCGGTGATGAACTGAACAAGCTCGTCGACGATTTCGAAGCAAGCGAGCACAATCGCATGGCCATGAACGCCGTCACGACGGCCGGCATCGACAAGGTGGCGCGCAACTACGATCGCGCCCGTCTGATGCAGCGTCGTTTCTCCACCGTCGTGGACAACGGCACCGTCACCCATCAGGACCGTTCCGGCCGTTGCTGGCTGTTCAGCTCGCTGAACGTGGCCCGTTTCGTGGCCAAGCAGAACATGGGTCTCAAGGAGTTCGAGTTCTCCCAGAACTACGCCATGTACTACGACAAGCTCGAACGCGTCAACTACTTCCTGAAGGACGTGGCCAAGCTGGTGCGTGCCGGCGAGCCTGCCGATTCGCGTCTGATGCAGCATCTGCTGTCCGACGTGATGGGCGACGGCGGCCAGTGGACCATGGCCATGAACGTGTACAAGAAGTATGGCGCGGTGCCGAAGGACCTGTTCCCGGAGACTGAATCCTCCAGGAACACCGGTGAGATGAACGTGCAGCTGCGCCGCATGCTGCACACCGCGGTTGCGCATATGTACGCTGATCCGTCCGCGATCGATGCGATCATCGCCGATGCGGTCGCCGCCGGTCACCGTATTCTGACGATTCACTTGGGCGAGCCGCCGAAGAGCTTCGATTGGGAGTGGACCGACAAGGACGGCGAGTTCCACCGCGATGGCGAGATCACGCCTGTCGAGTTCTGGAAGAAATATGTGGGTTCCGCCGATTTGGAAAGCTATGTCTGCCTGGTGGACGATCCGCGTCAGGAGCACGTCAAGGGCAAGAAGATCGGCATCGAGCATCTGGGCAACGTGGCCGGGGGAGACCCGACCGAGTACCTCAACGTGCCGAACCAGTTCATGAAGGACTGCGTGCGTCAGATTCTTCAGGAACAGGGCATTCCGGTATGGTTCGGCGCTGATTGCCATCCGATGATGGACCGTGAGAACGGCGCGTGGGCCACCGACCTGTTCGAGTATGGCCGCGTGTATGGCGTCGATTTCGATCTGGACAAGGAACAGCGTGTCCGTTTCGGCGATTCCGCGATGAATCACGCGATGGCGTTCGTCGGTGTGGATGTGGATGAGGATGGCCACACCACCCGCCGTTGGCGTGTGGAGAACTCGTGGGGAGACAAGATTGCCGACAAGGGCTACTTCACCATGAGCGACGACTGGTTCACCGAATACGTCTACGAGGTCGCCGTCCCCAAGGTCCTCCTTCCCGCTGAATACCTCAAGGCCCTAGAAGAACCCGCCACCATGCTCCCCGCGTGGGATCCGATGGGAGCGCTGGCCTAA
- a CDS encoding response regulator transcription factor produces the protein MTRILIVEDEESYREPLVYQLTREGYDVSAAATGEEGLELFTKGGIDLVLLDLMLPGLDGTALCRRIREQSRVPIIMLTAKSAEIDKVVGLEIGADDYITKPYSFRELLARIRAVLRRNQMVAESGEAADDDIPLVCGDISMRIGQHEVTVRGENVFFPLKEFELLEYLMQNKGRVMTRHQLIDRIWGSDYVGDTKTLDVHVKRVRAKIEEDPGHPKYLTTVRGLGYKIDTPSE, from the coding sequence ATGACGCGAATTCTGATCGTCGAGGACGAAGAGTCGTACCGTGAGCCGCTGGTCTACCAGCTCACCCGTGAAGGGTACGACGTGTCCGCCGCGGCCACCGGTGAAGAAGGATTGGAACTGTTCACCAAGGGTGGTATCGATCTGGTGCTGCTCGATCTGATGCTGCCCGGTCTTGACGGCACCGCGCTGTGCCGTCGGATCCGCGAGCAAAGCCGTGTGCCGATCATCATGCTGACCGCGAAAAGCGCGGAAATCGACAAGGTCGTCGGCCTTGAAATCGGTGCGGACGACTACATCACCAAACCGTATTCCTTCCGTGAGCTGCTGGCACGCATCCGCGCGGTGCTGCGCCGCAACCAGATGGTCGCCGAATCCGGAGAAGCCGCCGACGACGATATTCCGCTCGTATGCGGTGACATTTCCATGAGAATCGGCCAGCATGAGGTGACGGTCCGCGGCGAGAACGTGTTCTTCCCGCTGAAGGAATTCGAACTGCTGGAATACCTCATGCAGAACAAGGGCCGCGTGATGACCCGCCACCAGCTGATCGACCGCATCTGGGGCTCCGACTATGTCGGCGACACCAAGACGCTGGACGTGCATGTCAAGCGCGTGCGCGCCAAAATCGAGGAGGACCCGGGCCATCCCAAGTATCTGACCACCGTGCGCGGCCTCGGATACAAGATCGATACGCCAAGCGAATGA
- a CDS encoding 3-deoxy-7-phosphoheptulonate synthase, whose translation MQQQLNTPEDLRAIRQAMDEGKNPLVETDVPRWEDQVGISRIVNRRVLEFEVLPTPAQVLGDLPLSEQAQEIVAYSRDEIRACLYGQDDRLLVVVGPCSVHDPKAALDYARRLSALKGELDGELLIVMRVYFEKPRTTVGWKGLINDPDIDGSCNIRKGLLLARRTLLGVLDEGLAAATEFLEPTSPQYISDAISWGAIGARNTESQVHRQLASGLSMPIGFKNATDGSIKAPADSCFASAQQHTFFGIDHLGRAAVVKTLGNPDCHVVLRGSSHGPNYDAASVAKAMDTIRAEMPADSAAAHGLIVDCSHGNSGKDEHRQAQVVRDIAGRIAKGEQGITGIMMESFIEGGNQKAAPLGQLVYGKSITDKCLSWNTTEQLLRELAHAVAVRRWK comes from the coding sequence ATGCAGCAGCAGCTGAATACGCCTGAGGATTTACGTGCCATTAGGCAGGCCATGGATGAGGGCAAGAATCCGCTGGTGGAGACCGACGTGCCGCGCTGGGAGGACCAGGTGGGCATCAGCCGCATCGTGAACCGCCGCGTGCTGGAATTCGAAGTGTTGCCCACGCCGGCGCAGGTGTTGGGCGACCTGCCGTTGAGCGAGCAGGCGCAGGAGATCGTCGCCTATTCGCGTGATGAGATTCGTGCCTGCCTGTACGGTCAGGACGATCGCCTGCTGGTGGTTGTCGGTCCGTGTTCCGTTCACGATCCGAAGGCCGCGCTCGATTACGCGCGTCGCCTGTCCGCGTTGAAAGGCGAGTTGGATGGCGAGCTGCTGATCGTCATGCGCGTGTATTTCGAGAAGCCGCGCACCACGGTCGGTTGGAAGGGTCTGATCAACGATCCGGATATCGACGGCAGCTGCAATATCAGGAAGGGCTTGCTGTTGGCCCGCCGCACGCTGCTTGGCGTGCTTGACGAGGGTTTGGCGGCGGCCACGGAGTTTTTGGAGCCGACCAGTCCGCAGTATATTTCCGACGCGATTAGCTGGGGTGCGATCGGCGCGCGCAATACGGAAAGCCAGGTGCACCGGCAGTTGGCGTCCGGCCTGTCCATGCCGATCGGCTTCAAGAACGCCACGGACGGTTCCATCAAGGCTCCGGCCGATTCCTGCTTCGCTTCCGCACAACAGCACACGTTCTTCGGCATCGACCATCTTGGCCGCGCCGCCGTGGTCAAAACGCTTGGCAATCCCGACTGTCATGTGGTGTTGCGTGGTTCCTCGCACGGCCCGAATTACGATGCCGCTTCGGTGGCCAAGGCCATGGACACCATCCGCGCCGAAATGCCGGCCGATTCCGCTGCGGCACATGGGCTGATCGTCGACTGCTCGCATGGCAACTCCGGCAAGGACGAGCATCGTCAGGCGCAGGTGGTGCGTGACATCGCGGGCCGTATCGCCAAAGGCGAGCAGGGCATCACCGGCATCATGATGGAAAGCTTCATCGAAGGCGGCAACCAGAAGGCCGCGCCGCTCGGCCAGCTCGTCTACGGCAAGTCCATCACCGACAAATGTCTGAGCTGGAACACCACGGAACAGCTGCTACGCGAGCTTGCCCATGCGGTGGCCGTGCGCCGCTGGAAGTGA
- the mtnN gene encoding 5'-methylthioadenosine/S-adenosylhomocysteine nucleosidase, which yields MTAIAIIGAMDEEVANIATALSNVTVTEEAGVKVTRGTLETNKGTAVNVAATVGGMGTVNIAATTQHLIDADQPDAVIFSGIAGNLNTNLHINDVVLGGTLRYLDTDMRLVGQFKPGTADRPIEEYHSDDRLLELADQALNDLNIHHIVGIIATGNYFVDDPQKVEQVIRETGADAVEMEGAAVAHVAARNDVPALVIRALSDNADTDYEDFKTFDISEYADTAAKLTVNIAKRM from the coding sequence ATGACCGCAATCGCCATCATTGGCGCCATGGATGAGGAAGTCGCCAATATCGCAACGGCACTGAGCAACGTCACCGTCACCGAGGAAGCCGGCGTCAAGGTGACGCGCGGCACCCTCGAAACCAACAAGGGCACCGCCGTCAACGTTGCCGCGACCGTCGGCGGCATGGGCACCGTCAACATCGCCGCCACCACGCAGCATCTGATCGACGCTGACCAGCCGGACGCCGTGATCTTCTCCGGCATCGCGGGCAATCTCAACACGAATCTGCACATCAACGACGTGGTGCTCGGCGGCACCCTGCGCTATCTCGACACCGACATGCGATTGGTGGGACAGTTCAAGCCCGGCACCGCCGACCGGCCCATCGAGGAATACCATAGCGACGACCGTCTGCTCGAACTGGCCGACCAGGCGCTGAACGACTTGAACATTCACCATATCGTCGGCATCATCGCCACCGGCAACTATTTCGTCGATGATCCGCAGAAGGTCGAGCAGGTGATCCGTGAGACCGGCGCGGACGCGGTGGAAATGGAAGGCGCCGCCGTCGCGCATGTCGCCGCCCGCAACGACGTTCCCGCATTGGTGATTCGCGCGTTGAGCGACAACGCGGACACCGACTACGAGGATTTCAAAACGTTCGACATTTCCGAATACGCGGACACCGCCGCGAAACTGACGGTGAACATCGCCAAACGCATGTAG
- a CDS encoding sensor histidine kinase yields MTLEQMLATPSVVAALVVVAVVVFVVAFLLGRRRGFQDVQDSVDPNDPSLFGAAKNTSLFGPRVPVQSTERQLVAVMPEALVVVDSLATVQYASPAARRFGIIHDQAMALAEIRDIVKLVSTDSVVRERELTIPLHGRTRTGVVNTNGKGVEAGKPLPEDTLYLHVRVGQIADNLFAIFISDMSEQRRFEIMRRDFVTNVSHELKTPAGAISLLAETIGDAADDPDAVKYFSGRISKESERLTELVHRLIDLQKAQSAAAMLNAERLSVLPVAREALAENQVKAESKHISLVLSVNGRQVLVHANAEELAKEAEQNLDVFVVADHETIKTAVKNLVENAINYSPEHTTVAVGIGIESGKVAIRVVDQGIGIPAASLSRIFERFYRVDPARSRETGGTGLGLAITKHCVEDCGGTISVWSREGEGSTFTITMPQASGAAEPDHPADSANDNTREKKQSGHSTTTENEENH; encoded by the coding sequence ATGACGTTGGAGCAGATGCTGGCAACGCCGTCGGTGGTTGCGGCATTGGTGGTCGTGGCCGTGGTCGTGTTCGTCGTGGCGTTCCTGCTTGGCCGCAGACGAGGCTTCCAGGATGTGCAGGACAGCGTCGACCCCAATGATCCGAGCCTGTTCGGAGCTGCGAAGAACACGTCCCTGTTCGGCCCCCGCGTTCCCGTGCAGTCCACGGAACGCCAGCTGGTGGCCGTCATGCCCGAAGCTTTGGTGGTCGTAGACTCGCTGGCCACGGTCCAATACGCATCCCCGGCCGCGCGGCGCTTCGGCATCATCCACGACCAGGCGATGGCGCTCGCGGAAATCCGCGACATCGTGAAACTGGTCTCCACAGACAGCGTGGTGCGCGAACGCGAACTGACCATCCCCCTGCACGGCCGCACGCGAACGGGCGTGGTGAACACGAACGGCAAAGGCGTCGAAGCCGGCAAGCCGCTGCCCGAAGACACGCTCTACCTGCACGTGCGCGTCGGACAGATCGCCGACAACCTATTTGCGATTTTCATTTCCGACATGAGCGAGCAACGCCGTTTCGAAATCATGCGGCGCGATTTCGTCACCAACGTCTCGCACGAACTGAAAACCCCGGCAGGCGCGATTTCTCTGCTCGCCGAAACGATCGGCGACGCGGCCGACGATCCGGACGCGGTGAAATACTTCTCCGGCCGAATCTCCAAGGAATCCGAACGATTGACGGAACTGGTCCACCGTCTGATCGACCTGCAGAAAGCGCAAAGCGCGGCAGCGATGCTCAACGCGGAACGGCTGTCCGTGCTGCCCGTGGCACGCGAGGCGCTCGCCGAAAACCAGGTCAAGGCCGAATCGAAGCACATCAGCCTGGTCCTGTCCGTGAACGGCCGGCAGGTGCTGGTGCATGCGAACGCCGAGGAACTGGCCAAGGAAGCCGAACAGAACCTGGACGTGTTCGTGGTCGCTGACCATGAGACCATCAAAACTGCGGTGAAGAACCTGGTGGAGAACGCCATCAACTATTCGCCGGAACATACCACGGTGGCCGTCGGCATCGGCATCGAATCCGGCAAGGTGGCGATTCGCGTCGTGGACCAGGGCATCGGCATCCCCGCGGCGTCGCTCAGCAGAATTTTCGAGCGATTCTACCGCGTCGATCCGGCGCGCTCCCGTGAAACCGGCGGCACCGGCCTGGGATTGGCCATCACCAAGCATTGCGTCGAGGATTGCGGCGGCACCATCTCCGTATGGTCGCGTGAGGGGGAGGGATCCACCTTCACCATCACGATGCCGCAGGCTTCGGGCGCTGCGGAACCCGACCATCCGGCGGATTCGGCGAATGATAACACCCGTGAAAAGAAACAGTCCGGCCACTCCACCACAACAGAGAATGAGGAGAACCACTGA
- a CDS encoding DivIVA domain-containing protein has product MVEQFPIVLRGYDKDRVDEAFASAQETVNRLREQVKADDQTILELQAQLQEEKNKKAAPKSFASLGANAQQMLASAEQTSAELLERAKKDASAARATVQLQAETLLNNAKIDAKRIMDDANAKAAKVLGDAKDESEAMRANAQHEVDQMRSEAQKAVVAQRQTVDLELTNSREEHGKRLAAERATQEREISDMRTEATSKIAEQRKNANEEISRLKSETNDQIESALAEANKKLADVREQVSKMMTDAQRRAAEITDTAKAKAQEITDEAEVHRTKTISQVNAEVEQIRADISAQQEEATKKVNELLTDLNERREAANKQASELISSAQKTRDEAEAYASSKRDEADANAASILKQATEDADEQINERREAAKKELDGVQQRIADLQSREAQITQRVSELRAMFSNAFSGFGMNDLSVVNAVDEGEPSDAQSDDDAQHDDETAAPADADTQDAVENDSAAETEPEGDAESADASQNN; this is encoded by the coding sequence ATGGTTGAGCAGTTCCCAATCGTGTTGAGGGGGTACGACAAGGATCGAGTCGACGAGGCGTTCGCTTCGGCTCAGGAGACGGTGAACCGTCTGCGTGAGCAGGTCAAGGCCGACGACCAGACCATCCTTGAGCTGCAGGCGCAGCTGCAGGAGGAAAAGAACAAGAAGGCCGCTCCGAAGTCCTTCGCGTCACTGGGCGCCAACGCCCAGCAGATGCTCGCCAGCGCGGAACAGACCAGCGCCGAGCTGCTTGAACGAGCCAAGAAGGACGCTTCCGCGGCCCGCGCCACGGTGCAGCTGCAGGCTGAAACACTGCTGAACAACGCCAAAATCGACGCCAAGCGCATCATGGACGACGCCAACGCCAAGGCGGCCAAGGTGCTCGGTGACGCCAAGGACGAATCCGAAGCCATGAGGGCCAATGCCCAGCATGAGGTCGACCAGATGCGCAGCGAGGCCCAGAAGGCCGTGGTGGCGCAGCGTCAGACCGTCGATCTGGAACTGACCAACTCCCGTGAGGAACACGGCAAGCGTCTTGCCGCCGAACGCGCCACGCAGGAACGTGAGATTTCCGACATGCGCACCGAGGCGACCAGCAAGATCGCCGAACAGCGCAAGAACGCCAATGAGGAGATCTCCCGCCTGAAGAGCGAGACCAACGACCAGATCGAATCCGCGCTTGCCGAAGCCAACAAGAAGCTGGCGGACGTGCGCGAGCAGGTGTCCAAGATGATGACCGACGCGCAGCGCCGTGCCGCCGAAATCACCGACACCGCCAAGGCGAAGGCCCAGGAGATCACCGACGAGGCGGAGGTGCACCGCACCAAGACCATCAGCCAGGTCAACGCCGAAGTGGAGCAGATCCGCGCCGACATCTCCGCCCAGCAGGAGGAGGCCACGAAGAAGGTCAATGAGCTGCTCACCGACCTGAACGAGCGTCGCGAGGCCGCCAACAAGCAGGCCAGCGAGTTGATTTCCTCCGCGCAGAAGACCCGTGACGAGGCTGAGGCGTACGCTTCCAGCAAGCGTGACGAGGCGGACGCGAACGCGGCAAGCATCCTCAAGCAGGCCACCGAAGACGCCGACGAGCAGATCAACGAGCGTCGTGAGGCCGCGAAGAAGGAACTGGACGGCGTGCAGCAGCGCATCGCCGACCTGCAGAGCCGTGAGGCCCAGATCACGCAGCGCGTCAGCGAACTGCGTGCCATGTTCTCCAACGCGTTCTCCGGTTTCGGCATGAACGACCTGTCCGTGGTCAACGCCGTCGATGAAGGCGAGCCTTCCGACGCGCAATCTGATGACGACGCGCAGCACGACGATGAGACCGCCGCACCGGCAGACGCCGACACGCAGGATGCCGTCGAGAACGATTCCGCAGCCGAGACCGAGCCGGAAGGCGACGCCGAATCCGCAGACGCTTCGCAGAACAACTGA
- a CDS encoding 3-deoxy-7-phosphoheptulonate synthase, which yields MAGLRGPDSSKDAQLLDERAVFPETVDVNIRQLDPIPAPRYFLKELPLTNEMSDLVLKSRQEIRDVLHGRDDRLLAIVGPCSIHDPKAAHEYAERLAAVKKELDDRLVIVMRVYFEKPRTTIGWKGLINDPDLDGQFNIRKGMFMARKVLTDVLGLGLPAATEWLDPITPQYICDLISWGAIGARNTESQVHRELASGMSMPIGFKNATDGSIKPAADSCFAAAFEHHFLSINLDGRVISAETKGNPDCHLVLRGSSHGPNYDAASVAQALADLKASKASGPSEHGLIIDAAHGNCGKNEVREAEVVEEIAARVAAGEQGILGIMMESFLKAGNQKPAPLDQLEYGKSITDACVPWDRTEQLLHTLADAVDARRKLG from the coding sequence ATGGCAGGTCTTCGCGGTCCGGATAGTTCGAAGGATGCACAGCTGTTGGATGAGCGCGCCGTGTTTCCGGAGACCGTGGATGTCAATATTCGTCAGCTTGACCCGATTCCCGCTCCCCGATATTTTCTGAAGGAACTTCCGCTCACGAACGAGATGAGCGATCTGGTGTTGAAGTCCCGTCAGGAGATTCGTGACGTGCTGCATGGCCGTGACGATCGTCTGCTGGCCATCGTCGGCCCGTGTTCGATTCATGATCCGAAGGCTGCGCACGAGTATGCGGAGAGGCTTGCCGCCGTCAAGAAGGAGCTTGATGATCGTCTGGTCATCGTCATGCGCGTGTATTTCGAGAAGCCGCGCACCACGATCGGTTGGAAGGGTCTGATCAACGATCCTGATCTTGACGGCCAGTTCAATATTCGCAAGGGCATGTTCATGGCTCGCAAGGTGCTTACCGACGTGCTGGGGCTCGGCTTGCCCGCCGCTACGGAATGGCTTGATCCGATTACCCCGCAGTATATTTGCGATCTGATCAGCTGGGGCGCTATCGGCGCGCGTAATACGGAAAGCCAGGTGCACCGCGAGCTGGCGTCCGGCATGTCCATGCCGATCGGTTTCAAGAACGCTACGGATGGTTCCATCAAGCCGGCGGCCGATTCGTGTTTCGCGGCCGCTTTCGAGCATCATTTCCTCTCCATCAATCTGGATGGTCGTGTGATTTCCGCGGAGACCAAGGGCAATCCCGACTGCCATCTGGTGCTGCGTGGTTCCTCGCATGGTCCGAACTACGATGCCGCTTCCGTGGCCCAAGCGTTGGCGGATCTCAAGGCTTCCAAGGCTTCCGGACCAAGCGAGCATGGTCTGATCATCGATGCCGCGCACGGCAACTGCGGTAAGAACGAGGTGCGCGAGGCCGAAGTGGTCGAAGAAATCGCCGCACGCGTCGCGGCCGGCGAACAGGGCATTCTCGGCATCATGATGGAAAGCTTCCTCAAGGCGGGCAATCAGAAGCCCGCGCCGCTCGACCAGCTGGAATACGGCAAGTCGATCACCGACGCATGCGTGCCGTGGGATCGTACCGAGCAGCTGCTGCACACGCTTGCCGACGCGGTCGACGCGCGTCGCAAGCTTGGCTGA
- a CDS encoding phosphate ABC transporter substrate-binding protein PstS, translated as MRNSILVRSIAAVSGIVMLASVAACGDNITASTDSSAKSDTKTETVSGNFSGAGASSQQAAVEAWIAGFQGTNPDAKVAYNPSGSGAGVSTFLTGATAWAGSDASLADNEVEQSKSVCASGTAFDIPVYISPIAVVFNLQGVSGKGKTLNMDAETIAKIFDGKITKWNDDAIKKQNPKVDLPDLDITVVHRSDKSGTTKNFLSYVKDAAGDAWSYDLGENWPNEVGQGAKGTSGVISTVQQADGTIGYADASQAGDLGTVAVKVGDDYVPFSAEAAAKVVDASPLDDSAKGDNRVVVKLDHNTTEKGAYPIVLVSYDVACPAYKDANTAKFVKSWLTYVTSDEGQQTAASAAGSAPMSNTLRQKVVKSIDAIKTK; from the coding sequence ATGCGTAACTCCATTCTCGTACGCTCCATCGCCGCTGTGTCCGGCATTGTGATGCTGGCTTCCGTCGCGGCTTGCGGTGACAACATCACCGCTTCCACCGATTCTTCGGCCAAGTCCGATACCAAGACCGAAACCGTTTCCGGCAACTTCTCCGGCGCTGGCGCTTCTTCCCAGCAGGCCGCCGTCGAAGCTTGGATCGCCGGCTTCCAGGGCACCAACCCGGACGCCAAGGTCGCTTACAACCCGTCCGGTTCCGGCGCTGGCGTGTCCACCTTCCTGACCGGTGCAACCGCATGGGCCGGCTCCGACGCCTCCCTCGCCGATAACGAGGTCGAGCAGTCCAAGAGCGTGTGCGCTTCCGGCACCGCCTTCGACATCCCGGTCTACATTTCCCCGATCGCCGTCGTCTTCAACCTGCAGGGCGTGTCCGGCAAGGGCAAGACCCTGAACATGGATGCCGAGACCATCGCCAAGATCTTCGACGGCAAGATCACCAAGTGGAACGATGACGCCATCAAGAAGCAGAACCCGAAGGTCGATCTGCCTGACCTCGACATCACCGTGGTGCACCGTTCCGACAAGTCCGGCACCACCAAGAACTTCCTGAGCTACGTCAAGGACGCCGCTGGCGACGCATGGAGCTACGACCTCGGCGAGAACTGGCCGAACGAGGTCGGCCAGGGCGCCAAGGGCACTTCCGGCGTGATCTCCACCGTGCAGCAGGCTGACGGCACCATCGGTTACGCCGATGCCTCCCAGGCCGGCGATCTGGGCACCGTGGCCGTGAAGGTCGGCGACGATTACGTCCCGTTCTCCGCTGAAGCCGCCGCCAAGGTCGTGGACGCCTCCCCGCTCGACGATTCCGCCAAGGGTGACAACCGCGTGGTCGTCAAGCTCGACCACAACACCACCGAGAAGGGCGCCTACCCGATCGTGCTGGTCTCCTACGACGTCGCCTGCCCGGCATACAAGGACGCCAACACCGCCAAGTTCGTCAAGTCCTGGCTCACCTACGTGACCAGCGACGAAGGCCAGCAGACCGCCGCTTCCGCAGCCGGCTCCGCTCCGATGTCCAACACCCTGCGTCAGAAGGTCGTCAAGTCCATCGACGCCATCAAAACCAAGTGA
- a CDS encoding IspD/TarI family cytidylyltransferase has translation MSKGEQMQEQKMPVVAVVLAAGFGTRFDENNPKQLVSVGGKPIVCRSIEAFENNDRISDIIVVVNERVEETVNELIDEAGYAKVRAIVPGGAERVDSTLAALDLLKQAGIPSGAKILIHDGVRPFVEERSIDGCIDSLDQFNAATVAYASTDTILLTEDLGDRKVVKSVPERPNTFRAQTPQAFRFGTIVKAYELAAADPDFHPTDDTRVVVDYLPDEPVAIVDGSETNLKITTPSDMPIAEGIARSLDPEHAKEEAKARMHAVFAEAFSQMHSR, from the coding sequence ATGAGTAAGGGAGAGCAGATGCAGGAACAGAAGATGCCGGTCGTGGCCGTGGTGCTGGCAGCGGGATTCGGCACCCGATTCGACGAGAACAACCCCAAGCAGCTGGTGTCGGTGGGCGGCAAGCCAATCGTCTGCCGGAGCATCGAGGCATTCGAAAACAACGACCGCATCAGCGACATCATCGTGGTGGTCAACGAACGCGTCGAAGAGACGGTGAACGAGCTTATCGACGAAGCCGGCTACGCCAAAGTGCGGGCCATCGTTCCCGGCGGCGCCGAACGCGTGGACAGCACGCTCGCCGCCCTGGACCTGCTCAAGCAGGCCGGCATTCCCTCCGGCGCGAAGATCCTCATCCACGACGGCGTGCGTCCGTTCGTCGAGGAGCGGTCCATCGACGGCTGCATCGACAGCCTGGACCAGTTCAATGCCGCCACCGTGGCCTACGCCTCCACCGACACGATTCTGCTCACAGAGGATCTGGGCGACCGCAAGGTGGTCAAATCCGTGCCGGAACGTCCGAACACCTTCCGCGCGCAGACCCCGCAGGCGTTCCGTTTCGGTACCATCGTCAAAGCCTACGAACTGGCCGCCGCCGACCCCGACTTCCATCCGACCGACGACACGCGCGTGGTGGTGGACTACCTGCCCGACGAGCCGGTCGCCATCGTGGACGGTTCCGAAACGAACCTCAAAATCACCACGCCATCCGACATGCCGATCGCCGAAGGCATCGCCCGCAGCCTCGACCCCGAACACGCCAAGGAGGAAGCCAAGGCGCGCATGCACGCCGTGTTCGCCGAGGCGTTCTCCCAGATGCACAGCCGTTGA